One genomic segment of Desulfocapsa sulfexigens DSM 10523 includes these proteins:
- a CDS encoding ComF family protein, whose product MTSSWAFDRARCLFFYEKIIAKLIHDLKYSGKTQGISTFKWLSEQSNVLGDLDVPDFILPVPLHIKRLRKRGFNQALVLAKLLFPNEKRKIRHNILLRRTDTQAQAGLSGVERRENLKNAFVIDRVSELIGKKVLILDDVFTTGSTVNECAKVLKAAGCTKVEVLTICLSGKIFS is encoded by the coding sequence TTGACATCATCCTGGGCGTTTGACAGGGCCCGCTGTCTGTTTTTTTATGAGAAAATTATTGCAAAATTGATTCATGACCTCAAATACTCAGGAAAAACTCAAGGGATAAGTACCTTTAAGTGGCTCAGCGAACAAAGCAATGTCTTGGGTGATCTTGATGTCCCGGATTTCATCCTTCCTGTGCCTCTTCACATAAAACGTTTGCGAAAACGTGGATTCAATCAGGCTTTGGTTCTGGCCAAGTTGCTTTTTCCCAATGAAAAGCGAAAAATCAGGCATAACATTCTTCTTCGCAGAACGGATACCCAAGCCCAGGCAGGTTTAAGTGGTGTTGAACGGCGTGAAAATTTAAAAAACGCATTCGTTATTGATAGGGTATCGGAGTTGATCGGGAAAAAGGTTCTTATCCTGGATGATGTTTTTACAACTGGCTCAACAGTTAACGAATGTGCAAAAGTACTAAAAGCGGCAGGATGTACCAAGGTCGAAGTGTTGACCATATGTCTTTCAGGAAAAATTTTCTCGTAA
- the dnaA gene encoding chromosomal replication initiator protein DnaA, giving the protein MAWEQVQKALKDHLGDSIYNLWIDPLECVSYRADEVRLACPDRFYRAHLDRNHLATVQQIVTELSGNDCKVILCDKETAILPAAQPKGQLRLPHIPERKSVVRALHPRYTFDAFMLGESNLLAQSACKSMINGDDTVGSCLYINSSTGLGKSHLTHAVAHALLADSPQTRLRYVTAQQFASEMVRSIQSRSMDTFKSVYHDHCDFLLVEDIHSLQGKKKTQEEMNELLDALIKSGKRVILTANNAPRDLKGIDNEFRSRMGAGLVTTIQAPDLATRYRIVEHKAVQSGLNLEEDVISYISQQIQGDVRRIESALLSLSAKATLAGGAVEMDMVRDVVAEIVGLSTNLTTTLIGEIISREFNVSYKDLQSRSRKKVISFPRQVAMYLGRKHTEESLGEIGKVFNRNHATVLHAVKVVSELCRCDTSVRRQMEILDRKMAEM; this is encoded by the coding sequence ATGGCGTGGGAACAGGTACAAAAAGCATTAAAGGACCATCTTGGTGACTCTATTTACAACCTCTGGATTGACCCTCTGGAGTGTGTTTCTTACCGTGCTGATGAGGTGAGGTTAGCTTGTCCTGATCGCTTCTATCGTGCCCATCTTGATCGTAATCATCTGGCAACGGTTCAGCAGATTGTAACTGAACTCTCCGGAAATGACTGTAAAGTTATCCTTTGTGATAAGGAAACCGCGATTCTGCCGGCAGCGCAACCAAAGGGACAGCTCAGGTTGCCGCATATTCCTGAACGAAAATCCGTTGTGCGCGCTCTACACCCAAGGTATACCTTTGATGCCTTTATGCTCGGTGAGTCAAACCTTCTTGCTCAGTCTGCATGCAAGTCAATGATTAACGGAGATGATACGGTTGGATCCTGTCTCTATATTAATAGTTCAACCGGTCTTGGCAAAAGTCATTTAACTCATGCGGTAGCCCATGCTCTCCTGGCCGATTCTCCCCAAACCAGACTGCGTTATGTAACTGCTCAGCAGTTCGCTTCTGAAATGGTGCGCAGTATTCAGAGCAGAAGTATGGATACGTTTAAATCGGTTTATCACGATCATTGTGATTTTCTGCTCGTGGAAGATATTCACTCTTTACAGGGGAAAAAGAAAACCCAGGAAGAGATGAACGAATTGCTCGACGCCCTTATCAAGAGTGGTAAACGGGTCATTCTCACAGCAAATAATGCGCCAAGGGATCTTAAGGGTATTGATAATGAATTTCGTTCCCGCATGGGTGCCGGACTTGTGACAACCATTCAGGCACCTGATCTGGCCACCCGATATCGTATTGTGGAGCATAAGGCAGTGCAGAGTGGTTTGAATCTGGAAGAGGATGTTATTTCTTATATTAGTCAGCAGATTCAAGGTGATGTGCGACGTATAGAGTCAGCTCTTCTTTCACTGAGCGCTAAGGCGACTCTTGCTGGTGGGGCTGTTGAAATGGATATGGTGCGTGACGTTGTCGCTGAGATTGTGGGTTTATCGACTAATCTGACAACCACCCTTATTGGAGAGATTATCAGTCGTGAGTTCAATGTGAGTTATAAGGACCTGCAGTCGCGGTCTCGAAAAAAGGTCATTAGTTTTCCTCGTCAGGTTGCCATGTATCTCGGGCGTAAGCATACTGAAGAGTCTCTCGGTGAGATTGGAAAAGTTTTTAACCGAAATCACGCCACTGTCCTTCATGCTGTCAAGGTCGTTTCTGAACTCTGCAGGTGTGATACTTCAGTGCGTCGTCAGATGGAAATTTTAGATCGAAAAATGGCCGAAATGTAG
- a CDS encoding NADP-dependent isocitrate dehydrogenase, translating into MTTQEIIYTKVDEAPSLASYSLLPILQGFTKGSGFSLVEKDISLAGRILANFPEKLTPGQRVADDLGELGRLVKEPEANIVKLPNISASIPQLTGAIKELQDKGYDIPDYPAEPRNDKEKELHVRYSRVLGSAVNPVLREGNSDRRAAASVKKNGQKNPHRMMKEWPSASQCRVSHMDDGDFYGSEKSVTVSTPCDVRIECESEDGTVTVLNSSVPLLAGEVIDASVMNVRRLRQFFADQIAVAKKEGLLLSLHLKATMMKVSDPIMFGHCVSVFYKDVFDKHGELFATLGVNVNNGIADVYDRIGALGNTQQEEIKNDIMATYERNCELAMVDSSKGITNLHVPNNIIIDASVPVVVRDGGRMWGADDKLHDTNAMIPDRCYATIYREVVLDCQKNGAFDPATMGSVSNVGLMAQKAEEYGSHDKTFEAPVNGTVRVVDETGKILLEQSVEKGDIFRMCQTKDAPVRDWVKLAVTRARATGSPALFWLDPDRAHDAEIIAKVKQYLSNHDTTDLDVRLVTPVQGMQESLRRIRKGEDTISVTGNVLRDYLTDLFPILELGTSAKMLSIVPLMNGGGLFETGAGGSAPKHVQQLLTEGHLRWDSLGEFCAMVPSFEHLSATFKNEKAALFAETLDQAIGDFLASEKSPSRRVGEIDTRGSHFYLALSWARVLATQTKDIDLQKKFTAVAKALTDNETEIVDEMISCQGQAVDVGGYYMPELSKVSAVMRPSKTFNRIVDGS; encoded by the coding sequence ATGACCACCCAAGAGATTATTTATACCAAAGTTGACGAGGCGCCTTCTCTGGCCTCCTATTCGCTCCTGCCAATTTTACAAGGATTCACAAAGGGATCCGGGTTCTCATTGGTGGAAAAAGATATTTCCCTGGCAGGTCGTATTCTTGCCAATTTCCCAGAGAAACTCACCCCTGGGCAACGAGTTGCCGATGATTTAGGGGAACTTGGTCGGCTTGTCAAGGAGCCTGAGGCCAATATCGTTAAGTTGCCCAATATCAGTGCTTCCATCCCGCAGCTTACCGGGGCAATTAAGGAACTTCAGGACAAGGGATACGATATTCCTGATTATCCTGCAGAGCCTCGGAATGATAAAGAAAAAGAATTGCATGTTCGTTACTCCAGGGTGTTGGGTAGTGCGGTGAATCCAGTGTTGCGAGAGGGGAATTCTGATCGCAGGGCTGCCGCATCAGTGAAGAAAAATGGCCAGAAAAACCCTCATCGTATGATGAAGGAATGGCCGAGTGCGTCTCAATGTCGTGTAAGCCACATGGATGATGGAGACTTTTACGGGAGTGAAAAATCGGTCACTGTCAGTACTCCATGTGATGTGAGGATTGAGTGTGAATCAGAAGATGGCACAGTAACCGTATTAAATTCCAGTGTTCCGCTTCTTGCAGGTGAGGTGATCGATGCATCGGTCATGAATGTCCGCAGGTTGCGTCAGTTTTTTGCAGATCAGATTGCGGTGGCTAAAAAAGAGGGGCTTCTGCTTTCGCTTCATCTAAAAGCAACTATGATGAAAGTTTCCGATCCCATCATGTTTGGTCACTGTGTTTCCGTTTTTTACAAGGATGTTTTTGATAAACATGGGGAGTTGTTCGCGACCCTTGGAGTGAACGTCAATAATGGAATTGCTGACGTTTACGACCGTATTGGGGCACTGGGAAACACTCAGCAGGAAGAGATAAAGAATGATATAATGGCAACCTATGAACGCAATTGTGAGCTTGCCATGGTCGATTCCAGTAAGGGGATTACCAATCTCCATGTGCCTAATAATATTATTATTGATGCTTCCGTCCCCGTTGTTGTCCGTGATGGGGGCAGGATGTGGGGGGCGGACGATAAGCTTCATGATACCAATGCCATGATTCCTGATCGTTGTTATGCCACAATCTACCGGGAGGTCGTGCTTGACTGTCAAAAAAATGGTGCCTTTGATCCAGCTACCATGGGCAGTGTTTCAAATGTCGGTCTCATGGCTCAGAAGGCTGAGGAGTATGGATCCCACGATAAGACGTTTGAGGCACCGGTGAATGGCACTGTCCGCGTGGTTGACGAAACAGGAAAGATACTTCTTGAACAGAGTGTTGAGAAGGGTGATATCTTCAGGATGTGTCAGACCAAGGATGCACCTGTTCGTGACTGGGTGAAACTTGCGGTAACTCGTGCCAGGGCAACTGGCTCTCCAGCCCTCTTCTGGCTTGACCCGGATCGTGCTCATGACGCCGAAATTATTGCCAAGGTAAAACAGTATCTTTCAAATCACGATACAACGGATCTTGACGTTCGTCTTGTTACTCCTGTCCAGGGGATGCAGGAATCTCTCAGGCGTATCAGAAAGGGAGAGGATACAATCTCGGTGACAGGCAATGTTCTTCGTGATTACTTAACTGATCTTTTCCCAATTTTAGAGCTTGGAACCAGTGCTAAGATGTTATCCATTGTTCCCCTTATGAATGGTGGCGGCCTCTTTGAAACAGGGGCTGGCGGGTCTGCCCCCAAGCATGTCCAACAGCTGTTGACTGAAGGTCATTTGCGCTGGGATTCTCTGGGTGAGTTCTGCGCTATGGTGCCCTCTTTTGAGCACCTTTCTGCAACATTTAAAAATGAGAAGGCGGCACTCTTTGCCGAGACACTGGATCAGGCTATTGGGGATTTTCTCGCAAGCGAGAAGTCACCGTCCCGCAGAGTCGGTGAGATTGATACCCGAGGCAGTCACTTTTATCTGGCACTGAGCTGGGCAAGGGTACTTGCTACACAGACAAAAGATATTGATTTGCAGAAAAAATTTACTGCTGTCGCCAAGGCACTTACTGATAATGAAACAGAAATTGTTGATGAAATGATCAGTTGTCAGGGGCAGGCGGTTGACGTGGGTGGTTACTATATGCCGGAGTTGTCTAAGGTCTCTGCTGTTATGCGTCCAAGTAAGACATTCAATAGAATTGTTGATGGATCGTAG
- the hemG gene encoding protoporphyrinogen oxidase — translation MKKDTLIIGAGLSGLTVAWKLKQIPGHSILLLEQSDRAGGAISSHAESGYIAEGGPHGFLDNCLESQTLLRETGLDKECLKAPLSQFVRYVCMDATLRLIPQSPLKILAAPLISPLAKLRVAGDFFKKPLQGEPTVGEWVKYRFGKALLPYVDAVFTGTYAGDLERLVIDGVMPGVRKIEQEHGSVIYGLLKKMKAGKKAKQPGKKKGLPAMTSFPTGMGRLAERLYENLSNDEIHRNCPATRISRNSNGWEVTTAETTYSCRNLVLALPVNASLSLLANSVTAAPVATIPEARIVTIAMGFGQEAHIPPGFGYLAPEREQRFCLGALFSSNMFPGRAPKDHILLEALIGGRRHPERLELDDDTLIQKAVQDLQQLLNLPQPPEYARVLRSPWGIPQLEKGYPALLKWRNTIMKEEKGLYVTGFGWEGIGLNDMIKTAFRVSEAIRQGEQDDGEDNAEVKKVYF, via the coding sequence ATGAAAAAAGATACGCTGATCATCGGAGCCGGGCTTTCAGGGCTGACGGTTGCCTGGAAACTGAAACAGATCCCGGGCCATTCCATTCTCCTGCTCGAACAGTCTGACAGAGCAGGAGGTGCTATCTCCAGCCATGCAGAGTCCGGTTACATTGCCGAGGGTGGCCCTCACGGATTCCTCGACAACTGTCTGGAATCGCAGACGCTCCTCAGAGAAACAGGACTTGACAAAGAGTGCCTCAAGGCACCTCTTTCCCAGTTTGTTCGCTATGTCTGCATGGATGCCACACTCAGACTCATCCCCCAATCACCGCTGAAAATTCTTGCAGCCCCACTTATCTCTCCTCTCGCCAAGCTGCGCGTTGCCGGCGACTTTTTCAAGAAACCTTTGCAGGGTGAGCCCACGGTAGGTGAATGGGTTAAATACCGTTTTGGCAAAGCATTACTCCCCTACGTTGACGCAGTTTTTACAGGAACCTACGCAGGAGATCTGGAACGACTGGTTATTGATGGCGTGATGCCCGGAGTACGCAAGATTGAGCAGGAGCATGGCTCCGTCATCTACGGTCTGTTAAAAAAGATGAAGGCAGGAAAAAAGGCAAAGCAACCTGGGAAAAAGAAGGGCCTTCCCGCCATGACCAGTTTTCCTACCGGCATGGGGAGATTGGCGGAGCGCCTATACGAAAATTTAAGCAATGACGAGATACACAGAAACTGTCCTGCAACACGAATTTCACGAAACAGCAACGGCTGGGAAGTGACAACGGCAGAGACAACCTATAGCTGCCGTAATCTTGTGCTGGCACTGCCCGTCAACGCGTCTCTTTCTCTTCTAGCAAATAGTGTTACAGCAGCACCAGTTGCAACAATCCCCGAAGCCCGAATTGTCACCATTGCCATGGGTTTTGGCCAGGAAGCACATATCCCCCCAGGTTTTGGTTATCTGGCACCGGAACGGGAACAGCGGTTTTGCCTTGGGGCACTTTTCTCCTCCAACATGTTTCCAGGTCGTGCCCCAAAGGACCATATTCTGCTGGAAGCACTGATTGGAGGACGTAGACACCCCGAACGCCTTGAACTCGACGATGACACATTGATTCAAAAGGCAGTGCAGGATTTACAGCAACTCCTGAACCTTCCCCAACCGCCAGAATACGCCAGAGTCCTTCGCTCGCCTTGGGGAATCCCACAACTGGAAAAGGGGTACCCCGCACTTCTCAAATGGCGCAATACAATAATGAAAGAAGAAAAGGGGCTGTATGTTACAGGATTTGGATGGGAAGGTATTGGGCTTAACGATATGATCAAAACCGCCTTTCGCGTGAGTGAGGCAATCAGGCAGGGCGAACAGGATGATGGAGAAGATAACGCTGAAGTGAAAAAGGTCTACTTCTAG
- the htpG gene encoding molecular chaperone HtpG gives MTNQATTHEFQAETKRLLDIVINSLYTERDIFIRELISNSSDALEKMRHESLTKEDVFDAHVPLEVSIDLDEEKHTMTITDTGIGMTRAELETNLGTIAHSGSGKFVAELAEAARKDVNLIGQFGVGFYAAFMAGSKVTVQSRSWDGSEGNEWVSEGAGSFTISEKPGLHRGTKIIIELKDDAHDYDKKWKVEGIIKQYSTFVPFPIKLEGETVNTVQAIWTRNKSEITDEEYNDFYKFVGNAFDEPHYRLHFSVDAPLAINAVLFAPKENFEAMGFGRVDPGVNLYCQKVLIDQHSENILPEWLRFLKGVVDSEDLPLNISRQALQDNALVMKLRKVITKRFLKFLAEEAKRDSEYYLDFWNTFGIYLKEGVTSDFEFQKELAQLVRFESSRSEDGKPTSLAEYVERMAEGQEEIYYINGPSRAAIEAGPYVEMFKKKNIEIVYTMEPIDDFVLNHLGEFEGKKLVSADRADLDLSKSGDDTDSDEETAEKLSSGDSSDLLTWLKKTLEDKVAEVIESKRLVDSPAMIVNPDGYMTSSMERIMAASRMEKGLAHEASKKNLEVNLSSPLIKQLADLVKSDESFASDVAFQIYDNAMIQAGLVVDPMVMVERNYKILSKAVGV, from the coding sequence ATGACAAACCAGGCTACAACCCATGAATTTCAAGCAGAAACAAAAAGACTTCTGGATATCGTAATCAATTCGCTTTACACCGAGCGTGATATTTTTATCCGGGAGCTTATCTCCAACAGCTCGGATGCACTTGAAAAGATGCGCCATGAGAGTTTAACCAAAGAAGATGTCTTTGATGCTCACGTTCCCCTGGAGGTGAGTATTGATCTTGATGAAGAAAAGCATACCATGACAATCACCGATACTGGTATTGGAATGACACGGGCAGAGCTTGAAACTAATCTTGGAACTATTGCCCATTCCGGTTCGGGCAAATTTGTTGCGGAGCTGGCAGAAGCTGCACGTAAGGATGTGAATCTTATTGGTCAGTTTGGAGTAGGCTTTTATGCAGCCTTTATGGCGGGCAGCAAGGTGACTGTGCAGAGTCGTTCCTGGGACGGATCTGAAGGAAATGAGTGGGTTTCAGAAGGCGCAGGAAGTTTCACTATCTCCGAAAAACCGGGTCTTCACCGTGGCACAAAAATTATTATAGAACTGAAAGATGATGCCCATGATTATGACAAGAAATGGAAAGTTGAGGGCATTATCAAGCAGTACTCCACTTTTGTCCCCTTTCCCATCAAGCTTGAAGGTGAGACCGTAAACACGGTTCAGGCCATCTGGACCAGAAATAAAAGTGAGATCACCGACGAAGAGTACAATGATTTCTATAAATTTGTCGGAAATGCATTTGACGAGCCTCATTATCGACTCCATTTTTCAGTTGATGCCCCACTTGCCATTAATGCGGTTCTGTTTGCCCCTAAGGAAAACTTCGAAGCCATGGGGTTTGGCCGTGTTGATCCCGGTGTGAACCTCTACTGTCAGAAGGTTTTGATCGATCAGCATTCAGAGAACATCCTTCCCGAGTGGCTACGTTTTCTGAAGGGTGTGGTGGATAGCGAAGATCTACCTCTTAATATCTCCCGTCAGGCTCTTCAGGACAATGCGCTGGTTATGAAACTCCGTAAGGTGATCACCAAGCGGTTTTTGAAGTTTCTGGCAGAGGAGGCCAAGCGTGATTCCGAATACTACCTTGATTTCTGGAACACCTTTGGCATTTACTTGAAAGAGGGGGTTACTTCGGATTTCGAATTTCAGAAGGAACTGGCACAGCTTGTCCGGTTTGAGTCCTCTCGCTCCGAAGATGGCAAGCCCACCTCACTTGCTGAGTATGTTGAGCGGATGGCAGAAGGACAGGAAGAAATTTATTATATCAATGGTCCTAGTCGTGCAGCCATCGAGGCTGGTCCCTATGTTGAGATGTTTAAAAAGAAAAACATCGAAATTGTCTATACCATGGAGCCGATCGATGACTTTGTGCTCAACCATTTGGGTGAGTTTGAGGGCAAGAAACTGGTTTCCGCTGATCGTGCAGATCTTGATCTCTCAAAGAGCGGTGATGATACGGACAGCGATGAGGAGACTGCCGAAAAACTGAGCAGCGGTGACAGCAGTGATCTTCTGACCTGGTTGAAGAAAACCCTTGAGGATAAGGTCGCTGAAGTAATTGAGTCTAAGCGTCTGGTGGACTCCCCGGCAATGATTGTCAACCCCGATGGCTATATGACTTCTTCCATGGAGCGGATTATGGCGGCAAGTCGTATGGAGAAGGGTCTTGCCCACGAGGCCAGTAAAAAGAATCTTGAGGTCAACCTTTCAAGTCCGCTGATCAAACAGCTTGCGGATCTTGTTAAAAGTGATGAGTCCTTTGCCTCTGATGTGGCATTCCAGATCTATGATAATGCAATGATTCAGGCAGGTCTTGTGGTTGATCCTATGGTGATGGTAGAGAGGAACTACAAAATTCTAAGTAAGGCTGTTGGTGTTTGA
- a CDS encoding protein-L-isoaspartate(D-aspartate) O-methyltransferase, whose protein sequence is MTDHFVTVRERMVQEQLLCRGISDERVLKVMSEVPRHLFVEDAQRARAYGDHPLPIASDQTISQPFVVAAMTQALHLQGTERVLEIGTGSGYQAAVLSRLCEKVFTVERVHILLSGARKVFDQLHYYNILSRLDDGTMGWQEHAPYDAIIVTAGGPEIPQPLIDQLADPGRMVIPVGEREVQELLLLTKQDGEVAVERLESVRFVSLIGEHGWK, encoded by the coding sequence GTGACAGACCATTTTGTCACAGTGCGGGAGCGCATGGTACAGGAGCAACTCCTGTGCCGTGGTATCAGTGATGAACGGGTTTTGAAGGTTATGTCAGAGGTGCCCAGGCATCTTTTTGTTGAGGATGCTCAACGAGCAAGAGCCTACGGCGACCATCCTCTTCCCATCGCCAGTGATCAGACGATTTCTCAGCCTTTCGTTGTGGCGGCTATGACTCAGGCACTGCACCTGCAAGGAACGGAAAGGGTTCTTGAAATTGGCACTGGTTCAGGATATCAGGCCGCTGTACTCTCCAGGTTGTGCGAGAAAGTGTTTACTGTTGAGCGAGTGCATATTCTCCTCTCTGGAGCCCGTAAGGTTTTTGATCAGCTCCATTACTATAATATCCTCTCCCGTCTTGATGATGGCACCATGGGCTGGCAGGAGCATGCGCCCTATGATGCGATCATTGTCACAGCAGGTGGCCCCGAGATTCCCCAACCCTTGATAGATCAGCTTGCAGATCCCGGTCGCATGGTGATTCCTGTCGGTGAACGTGAAGTGCAGGAGTTGCTTCTTCTCACGAAGCAGGATGGTGAGGTTGCCGTCGAACGCCTCGAAAGCGTCCGTTTCGTAAGTCTGATTGGAGAGCATGGGTGGAAATGA